The DNA sequence GGGTAGGCGGACCACCGTCGCGGCCTGGCAGATTCTGCTGCTCGGCGTCCTGCTGGCGGGGTGGTGGGGGGCGTCGGGCCGCATCGTGGACCGGTTGTTTCTTAGCGACCCGGTCAGCATCGCGCGCGCGTTCTGGCGGATAGTCGTCGATGGCTCGCTGGGGTTTCATCTCCAGTACACGCTGACGGAGACCCTTCTGGGTTACGTGCTGGGCGCGTCGTCCGGTCTCCTCGCGGCCGTCGGGACGTGGCTCGTTCCGGGGGCGGCGCCGGCCCTGCGTCCACTGGTTCTGCTGGCCTACGCGACGCCGAAGATCGCGCTCGCGCCGCTGATGATTCTGTGGTTCGGCATCGGCATCTTCCCTAAGGTCATCCTCGCCGCGACCTTCGTGTTCTTCGTCGTGTACCTCAACACGATGGCCGGCCTCGGGACCGTAAGCGGCGGTCTCGTGAGCGTCGTCCGCGTCATGGGGGCGACGCCGGCGGCCGTGTTCCGGAAGGTGGTGCTGCCGAACGCCATGCCGTTCGTCGTCGCTGGGCTGCGCATCACGATCCCGGCGGCGCTGATCGGCGCGATTGTGGCGGAGTTCATCAGCAGTAACCGTGGCGTGGGCTACCTCATCAACGCCGCGAGTTCGCGGTACCGGACGGCGGATGTGTTCGCCGCCATTTTCGGCCTCCTTATTCTCGTGATGGCAATGAACGCCGGCGTCTCGGCGCTGGAGCGCTGGTGGCTGCCGTGGGTGCCGCGGGAGCGCAGTCCCCTTGGATAAGCCCGCCGCGACCCGGATCCTGACCACGCTGGACGAGCTGC is a window from the bacterium genome containing:
- a CDS encoding ABC transporter permease, which gives rise to MAERARSIWIDDRVPGRESEVLRREAADTERRERGRRTTVAAWQILLLGVLLAGWWGASGRIVDRLFLSDPVSIARAFWRIVVDGSLGFHLQYTLTETLLGYVLGASSGLLAAVGTWLVPGAAPALRPLVLLAYATPKIALAPLMILWFGIGIFPKVILAATFVFFVVYLNTMAGLGTVSGGLVSVVRVMGATPAAVFRKVVLPNAMPFVVAGLRITIPAALIGAIVAEFISSNRGVGYLINAASSRYRTADVFAAIFGLLILVMAMNAGVSALERWWLPWVPRERSPLG